TAAGGACATAAGAGATACATAACAAAAATGGCTAAAATAAACCTTATTAATTCTCCATTTCACCATGCAGTAGCTTTGATGTACTTGCAATCTCAGTACCCTTTGGTGAACCAATATAGGCTGCAGCAGATGCATCTCTCTTCCACCACTCACAGTAGTTCTCATGTACTACTTCCAACCTGAGTCCCTCTTGGTGAAGACTGCAGCAGGTGCATCTCTTGTTCACCACACAATACTTCTCATGTACTGCTTCCATTCAGTCTCTTTTGGTGATCATCTCCCATTCACCACAGTAGTTACTTTAATGTCATTTCCCTTTTGAGAAACAAGCAGTTACAACAATTTTTCATGAAAATGTCAGTTTAATTCATTTGGAAACAGCAGTATATTGGTGCTCATTGTGTAGTTGTACAagatatgctctgataccaaaacgATTTAAGAGAATCAACAATATATAAAAGACAACAAAAATAACCCATAGAAGATTTACATGGTGCTATATCCTCTACCTACATCAGGCCTTAGATGGTTCATTACTAACAGCATAGTTCAACCCTAATGGAAATTAAGAATCCAAACTCCATGAAAAGTATACCCCTTGTATTAGTAAAGCCAGCAAACTCCAAGGCAGACAACCAACATTCACAAAGGTACTTAGATTGAAATGTTGAAATTTAACAGAGTAATTGAGAGGTTCTTTAAATGAAATAAGAATGTGGAATGAGTGCAACAAATCCAGTTGCACCCAACAATAGATGTCACTTGCACAGCTTTTAGGCTCTGATCTTCCATTGGTGTTTGGATATCAGAATGGAAATTAGTTCTTTACCTGTAGTTAGAGCTTTGCAGATCCAAAAGGTTTCAAGTTGTGGCATATCATTTTGGTGACATGACAGCAATAACTCCTTGATAAATGTCAATCCAAGTGTGTTGAGAATCATAATGGTTCAGGTAGTTTGCAGATTTAGGCTGGGTATTTATTCATAGTACTGAACTGGCTACATCTATGAATTTACAGGATGCATTTTCTTTATACAATATAGTTCAAATTTGTCTTCAATATATATAAGAAATCGATAAATTGACATCCAGCAATCCAATAAAAGCATAGGAACAATGGATCTGCAACATAATATTTTCAATGTCAAAATTAGAAGCTAAATCACTACTAGGCAAGTATTTGCAGTGAAACAAACATGATAAGTTATTAATCAGAACAGAATGGAGGTGACAATGAAGAACCATCAGTCAGTATCGACTGAAAAAGGGGCTTctaaatgtttcttatttaaACCCTGATATTGTTTAGGCAAGTATTTGCAGTCAGTATTCAGTTAAAAAGGCTGGTAAATGTTTCTTGTATAAATCCTGATATTCAAGATGCAGAGATCAAACTGAGGCAGCTCAATAGACAAAGGGTATGAATGCCTTCCTTGACTTGGGGTATTCATCCCCAAACTTCTGCCGGTACCACTGAAGGTGCGCCTTTGCTCGAGGCCCCAGATTGGAGCAGGTGTATAGGAAGAAGCCCAGGGCTGCTGGCGACCATGCCATAATTGCCCAACCGAGCCACTCCATCATCTCACCCATGTAGTTGGGGCAGCTCACCAACTCAAACCACCCTCCCCTGGGTATCTTGTATCCTCCCCCCTCTGACTTCAACCTCAGCAATACTGAATCTGAAGATATGTTCACGGCCATGCCCCAAAAAAACAGCAACATCCCTGCTGCCACCCGCAAGCAAATCCACCACCATCCATTAGAGAAGGTGGTGGGATAGTCAGTGTAATGAGATATGGAGCGGGACTGGAGGTAGGCGTTAAGGAGGTTGAAGGCAAATGCGATGAGGGCAATGTAGAGGGGAAAGTCTTTAGGCTTCATCTTTTTCGACTTGGAGAAGTGGAGGCGGAGGGGGTAGATGACGGTGCGGTTTGTGTAGTGGAGGAGATAGAGGGTGAGGATAATGAGGGGAATAGGGTGGGAGCAATAATGGCCACGGGGGTAGAGGATGAGCGTGAGCCAGAGGGTAGGGCTCTCCATAAGGAACCAGGCGAGCGCTGCAGGCAAAGGAGGCCCCCATCCAGGCTGGGCATGCCTCCCATAGGGCGCGACTAGGAACTGGAGGGATGCAATAGTGAGCGGGCATATGACATACATAGACACTAGAGCTGCCCAGAAGAGTTTAGAATCGTCAAATTGgtccatcctttcttcttcttaggACTAAAAAGGATCTCTTCACCTACAAAGAACCAACAGAGGCAGAAATGCATGAAAAAGCAATACAAATGTCAGTAAATCTCAAAGGCTAAGATCACATTTGCTACATGTATACTAAAGTTAAGCAGcaagtgaaaaagaaagagtTCCACCATAAAATCATTTAGAGACAAGAAACAAGAGTCAAATGTATGTTAGGCCAAATGCAGATAGGAACAGAATGCAATTCcagctattaaaaaaaaaaatctggtttCTAGTGGCAAGTTTCAAAacatatatctatatctatatctatctatctatctacctaTCTATATAGATGAAAATTAACTCAATTCTGGTTGCACAAAACTAAACCAAAAGCATATCCAACCTAATCTTACCAAATCATCACCAACTGAGTTTGAGAGCAGCACAATCCACCAATCCAATTATTTGGATCCAAACAATTTTATCATGTTATTTACACCATAACAGACAATCAAGCTCATTAAAACATTACTCTACCAGTGGCTTCCTTAAGGACAAACTCAAGAAATTACCAAGCAGTTCATCGAACTTCAGCTCTTACCATATTCTACCTTTGAACCTCATCACATTATTTTTAGGTCCATATTCATGACATCATAATGCTAAACttagtttgataaaattataaagtcATGCAAGGGAAAAAGGTGCCTCAAAGAATACAACATATTGGTTGCAAAATCAATTTTGTCTAGGCATATTGTTTATCTACGTAGAAGCAAAATAGCAAGAAAGCATTTGCATGCCCAAAAAGTGCAccaatatatttttcatcaacaAAGTTACAAGTCCTTTAACGTATCAAGATTACAACGATATTCGATTGTAGGAATTGTACGACAAACAAACTTGCAAAAATATATACTAGGAATAATTTTCGCCAAGCATATTTACATTCATTCATGATCAAACCAGTGTTGTCAAAGGTCGTAGGCGCAAAAAGTGCCAAAGTTCCAAAATGCTCGGGCCGCTAAGTGCTTGCCGAAACAAACATAGGTGAAAAATATCATTAAGGAGAAATACAATTATTAGAATAAAAAGTAGTCAATACATAAGTTTCATAACGTTTCCTATTCAAAATGTCACTACTAAACCACCGACTTAATT
The DNA window shown above is from Musa acuminata AAA Group cultivar baxijiao chromosome BXJ2-4, Cavendish_Baxijiao_AAA, whole genome shotgun sequence and carries:
- the LOC103981210 gene encoding steroid 5-alpha-reductase DET2; its protein translation is MDQFDDSKLFWAALVSMYVICPLTIASLQFLVAPYGRHAQPGWGPPLPAALAWFLMESPTLWLTLILYPRGHYCSHPIPLIILTLYLLHYTNRTVIYPLRLHFSKSKKMKPKDFPLYIALIAFAFNLLNAYLQSRSISHYTDYPTTFSNGWWWICLRVAAGMLLFFWGMAVNISSDSVLLRLKSEGGGYKIPRGGWFELVSCPNYMGEMMEWLGWAIMAWSPAALGFFLYTCSNLGPRAKAHLQWYRQKFGDEYPKSRKAFIPFVY